DNA from Sceloporus undulatus isolate JIND9_A2432 ecotype Alabama unplaced genomic scaffold, SceUnd_v1.1 scaffold_24835, whole genome shotgun sequence:
ATGCTTGGTTTTAGAGTCACCTCTATCAACAATGCCAGGTTTTGGTCCAGTGTGTGCCATCCCCTCCTGTGCTTCTGAAACCACCGTTGGATTTGGAGCAAGAGGTCTGCGAGGCTATGGAAATCAGGGCTTTGGTAACTTCGGTTATGGCAGTTTAGGTGGTTTGGGATTCGGAGGATCAGAATCAGCCAGCCATCTTGGCATCCTGAATGGAGTCAGGCCTTCCTGCATCAACCAGGTCCCTCCATCAGAGGTTCTGATCCAGCCCCCTGCTGTTGTTGTCACCGTCCCAGGGCCCATCCTCTCTGCAACCTGTGAGCCTGTTGCTGTGGGAGGCAATGCTCCATGCGCCGTTAGTGGCATTGGCCTAGCAGGAGGCTTGGGCCATCGTGGCTTTGGCTATGGCATTGGCAACCGGGGCTTTGGGCTCTCGAGCCATGGATATCTTGGACATTACAGCGGGCGCCGTGGTAGCCTTTGTAACTAGACCCATGAAACTGGAAAAGAACGACCATGAATAACCTATGATTTTTTGGATCCGTTACCAAGTGTCTCAGTCTGATCTCCTGGAATCACTACTGAAGCCATGACAGTGTTCAAGAACTCTGTGTggccctttcttcttctccatttcCACTTTTG
Protein-coding regions in this window:
- the LOC121918691 gene encoding feather keratin-like yields the protein MPGFGPVCAIPSCASETTVGFGARGLRGYGNQGFGNFGYGSLGGLGFGGSESASHLGILNGVRPSCINQVPPSEVLIQPPAVVVTVPGPILSATCEPVAVGGNAPCAVSGIGLAGGLGHRGFGYGIGNRGFGLSSHGYLGHYSGRRGSLCN